In one window of Malassezia japonica chromosome 9, complete sequence DNA:
- a CDS encoding uncharacterized protein (COG:O; COG:T; EggNog:ENOG503NYRU), translating to MANTTPDGAQVADPDAVDEVWCEATDARTREARDKLFGELRMYQNNVINESIRMAHQDLGDHFRDAGEMEEALLHYEKTRDYCTTNEHALEMYMRAMQVAWDMQQHATVLAYTDKAESVLATLAEVDVALPGHTDPWRSALAHGTASGSSAIRALFHAGGGGGGESTSFASARTALDSEKRTSHAHFTARIKAYRALAQWAQCDVRAPLPPVACDAVRAEAYADIVSPSLIAWYALLSALSVAPPEQRKRAESLAGDDEFRACAESDPAPRDALAAYIASDFRKCLGILAAHKTTLQLDPVLGMRTALLMDAILSQLLACYLSAFRRTSLAALVAAFDAESSAIAARLVEMISRGALAARIDWHAQTIEMASNEERSDVWAQVAHVAALRQRATFVQQVAQAEYVF from the exons atgGCGAATACGACGCCAGACGGCGCCCAAGTCGCCGATCCGGACGCGGTCGATGAGGTTTGGTGCGAGGCGACAgatgcgcgcacgcgcgaggcgcgcgacaagCTCTTTGGCGAGTTGCGCATGTACCAGAACAATGTGATCAACGAGAGTATCCGGATGGCGCACCaggacctcggcgaccactttcgcgacgcgggcgagatggaagaggcgctgctgcactACGAAAAGACGCGCGATTACTGCACCACGAacgagcacgcgctcgagatgTACATGCGAGCGATGCAGGTCGCATGGGACATGCAGCAGCACGCTACGGTCCTCGCGTACACCGACAAGGCCGAGTCGgtcctcgcgacgctcgccgaggtggaTGTCGCGCTTCCCGGGCACACTGATccgtggcgctcggcgctggcgcacggcacggcgagcggAAGCAGCGCCATCCGTGCGCTCTTTcacgcgggcggcggcggcggcggcgagagCACGTCGTTCGCCTCAGCACGCACCGCACTCGATAGCGAAAAGCGCACGTCGCACGCGCACTTTACCGCGCGCATCAAGGCGtaccgcgcgctggcgcagtGGGCGCAGTGTGAcgtccgtgcgccgctACCGCCGGTGGCGTGCGACGCGGTAcgtgccgaggcgtacgcggACATTGTCAGCCCATCGCTCATCGCGTGGTACGCGCTGCTCTCGGCTCTGAGCGTCGCTCCGCCCGAGCAGCGAaagcgcgccgagagcctcgcgggcgacgacgagttcCGCGCGTGTGCCGAGAGTGatccggcgccgcgcgacgcgctcgccgcgtacATTGCGTCCGACTTCCGCAAGTGCCTTGGGATTTTGGCAGCACACAAG ACGACGCTCCAGCTGGATCcggtgctcggcatgcGGACAGCGCTTTTGATGGATGCGATCCTGTCGCAGCTCTTGGCGTGCTATCTGAGCGCGTttcggcgcacgtcgctcgcggcgctcgtggcgGCATTTGACGCAGAGAGCagcgcgatcgccgcgcggctTGTCGAGATGATCTCGCggggcgcgctcgcggcgcgcatcgactgGCATGCCCAGACGATCGAGATGGCCTCgaacgaggagcgcagTGACGTGTGGGCGCAGGTGGCACACGTcgcagcgctgcggcagcgcgcgacATTCGTCCAGCAGGTCGCACAGGCCGAGTACGTATTTTGA